From Brassica rapa cultivar Chiifu-401-42 chromosome A06, CAAS_Brap_v3.01, whole genome shotgun sequence:
ACATATGCTACAACTCGAAAACAAGACAAGAATGTACAGAAAGAGAAGTAGAATACATGGTTTGGTTTTAATCAGCAGCACAAAGAGACGCCATAAGACTCCTTGGTGAGCTCCAAACGGCAAGATCAAACAATgactcttgttcttcttgttcaACTCTACATATGTTTTCTGCGACTTCGCAGAGATTTGAGACATCGTTGACGATCGCTCCTTGTGCTTCTGCCTGCACAAGTCCATCACCAACAACATTCTTCATCAAATATACAAAACACGCATATAACCATTTCAAGACAGATCTAATTTCTAATCAAATGGGTAAAATTCAAACCCTAATTACCATAGCAAGAAGTTCGTCGAGCATAGACGACGCCGTTTCGGGAGCTTCTTCTCCGCCGTGCTCTGAATCTCGAGACGACGTCGTTTCGCTCGCGTTTAACCTCTCTTCCCGCCGCTCCGCCGTTTGAAATCGAGCAGCCTTCTCTTGCATAGCACTGAAGCTGTTCGACAAAATGTCCCACCGCTCCATCTCTCTCTGGTACTTTCTTTTGAGCTTCACCAGTGTCCTCTTCTTCCGCATCCTTCGATTCCTCTCCTCCACCGCCGGATCCAACTCCGGTTCCACCGGTTTGGATGCTTCTCCGGAGTCGGAGATACGGCTTCGCTTCACTCGCTTGAACACGAAGCCTTCCTCGTTGCGAAGCTCCCAATCTTCGTATCCGTCCATCGCAGTGGGTTTCGACGGAGTTGCTGGGACGACCCGCCGCAAAATACACCGGATGGAGCGGGGGGGAGCGATTTGAATTTGAGCTCGAATTTAAAATTGGATTTGTTCCAGAAGATCCGCAAATAGAAAGATTTGACAGCTCAGTCGAGATATCATTTAAGTACGTTTGGGCCTTTTGGTAAACATATAAGGCCCAATCTGATGTTAGACTAAAAATACATTGACGGCCCATGATCAAGTCTATTAAATTGGTTGTGCAGATGTGGTTGATTGTATTTCAAATGATGCAAGTTTGATAATTATATGAGTTTTAAGATaattatatcatattatatatgaaatttcttttgtttcaagAGCATAAAAACATGACAGATCTAACCTGTTGTAAGAACTACGTACAAAGATGCCAGATACATGCATAGGCGCATTCTCATAGTCGGTTAAAgaatattgtttttctttattcaACCCGTACCAATGGAAATTTCGATCCGATTACAAAATCCAATTTGAACAAAATTTCTCAAATCAATCAATTACGCTTTTAACTTCGCTCATCTATAAACACACAAGTTTCGCTAGTCAGTTTTTAAATGCTTAGGAATCGATTGTCTGTTCTCAATGTTCTCAACCATCAACAAGGACCATTGAAAAATAAGGTTCGCCTCGTTGCTTCAAAAGCCGAGACTTTACATATTGTCTTCGGTAGAGCTACCTCCCGATGAACTTAACTTGTAACCGTAACGTTCGATGAAGTGCTAAAGGAACAATAAAGGCTGATGTTAAAGTTACTCTTATCAGACTGGGGATATATTGAACCAATCAAACTTTGTTGTGAGAGTTATTTCTTAAATATCAATAGGAATCATCTTCACACATAGTAACCGCAATATATCCAGTTTTCTCACATTCGGATGGTCTTGGTCGTATCCAAGTCCGTCTAACAACAAAATAGGTTTTGAGATAAAAGAAAGTTGAGattcattttttcaaataaataataatttaaaaaattacaatagATCCTGAGTAAATCCATTCCATCATATGCACAGATTCGGATATGGTTGTATTGACAATAGATTAATTATCACGCTAGAAGCTTGTGGTAGAGTTTCTGTGATTACCATGGATGATCAATTATCGAAGATAACTCTGAAAATTTTAGCGTCCTGTGTAATATTCTTGTCCACTAGGGCTGGGCAAaaaaaccgaacccgaaaatctgaaccgaatccgatccgataaaaatgaatctgaaccgatccgaacccgacataaataccgaatggatcctgttttttggtattttgggttatgggtattatccgaaccgaacccggacctaaatggatatccgatagaacccgaaacatttaaaatcacaaaaaaaaattctaccaaatatgatcttaattcttaatatgtatccaaaatactttaagatattattgaacttctaaaataattatctgttacatgaaggttgatggtggaatgtggcggttgatgtctgaagtttttagattttggttttgtttgtattgaataatgtttctcatttcatgagcacttattttttgttttatgatttcatttatatggttttctttctatcactaactatgtttatctttcgcttgattttgaatgatcatgtttgatgttttttcttatttttgaatcgattttacttatgttttggcttttaaaatatgtacaaatcatgtattttaaatccgaagaaccgatttcatttatgttttagttacaaaataggtacaaatcaagtatttttaaaccgaataaccgattgggacccgaacccgaaagtacaatgggttataccggttctttgaagatttactaaccccgacccgaacccgatagaacccgaaccggtcccgaaccgaacttttatataacccgaatggggttgattttgataaattcaaaaacccgaaacccgaatggataaaaccgaaacccgattgggaccccgaatgcccatgcctattGTCCACtttcaaaatttaaagaaaatttaGATTATGTATTATGCATTGAGATAATTGGCGTGTATGCCTCCACACGCCACCATAATTAGGAGAATACTCTTCATTTTCACCACACGCCACCATAATTAGGAGAATACTCTTCATTTTCACTTTCTGATACTATTTTCCATGCTGATTTTGCCCTTATTCCAACCTCCATCTAGGATAGGTGTGTAAGAGCTTACGTCAGATTAGTTTCTACTAGCAAGTGGTCCTAACAATAGCTTCtctttttatcttttctttaatagataaatattttctttattcttAACCGTTCTAgtgatttttcttttctgattTTTCCTTTTATGTTCGCGGTCAGATTTTTTTCCACTAAATTTCCATTTCATGTCgattaaaattttgtaaacaatggtttttgagtttatttcagtATGAATtccattttattagtttatgtaaACTCGAAAGAGCAAATTAGGTCAAAGAcataagaagaagatgaaattaGCTAAGTACCAAAGAGGGAAAAGCTATGCAAACTTGTTACACTGAAAcgaacaagaaagaaaaaataacctTGATCATTGGTGACCTGACTTTCGAGTATTAGGATGCTAGGCTTAATGTCTGATAATAGAGATCTTTTAAGATTTGTTTAAGATTCTACTAGATTTGATAatcttttaaagattttttttttaaaacatacaacaaaacaaaagaaaacaaatacttTTCGAAAACAATTATCTTCATTTCTCTTTCTATTGtcgtctttttcttttcttatctcaataatcttcatcaaaattttCTTCATCTTCCTAATGAATACACAAACCCGAAGAACATATGTTTCACCATCATAATCTTGTCCCAACAAACACAATAATGAATTGAAACCCTATAAATATCAAATCACCAAGCTAGAGCTATCAATCAAAACCTAAGAATGGGAAACAATGGGGAGTGGTGGAATTAACGACAAAGACAAGAAGATAATCTTTTTAGTTAGTTTTAAATAGTTAGTTAGATGGGTAAATATAATAGTAGccatataataattttgttatcCCAGCTACAATATATATTAGTTGGACAATAGTTTTGACAATTTACCTATGTACATTTATTGGTGATTTGGGTTGCATTACATAGATggccaaaccctaaacccaaaatatTAAATCTTAAACCCAACAACAACACATTGGATACTAAATCATTAATCATAAACCCTTAACATTATAAaatgttgggattgtgaaatcccatgtccaactctatattctCCGATTAGTACGATAATGTCCAATTTGGGCCTTAGGAGGttggcccgcatggatttacttttggtttctttcccaaaaggcctcgtactattagagttggacttctctttatatattagactttcCTTTGtctaatatccgatgtgggacttaACTTGTTATCTCACATTCTCCCCCTCAAGCTAAGGACCACATTCATCTCGTATGTTTCCTTCGGCGAATCATCTTCGGCACCACCTTGTACCAGTAATCGCATGGCTTTCTTTTTTAGAATGTTTATCCCACAACACATCACAGGTTCCATGATCTTTTGACGTTTCTGCAACAtaccttctctttcttcttctaccCGTTCTTACTTAAAGGGTATTTTTAGTCTTTTTGCATCTCTTTGTCaaaccgctctgataccaattgttgggattgtgaaatcccaTGTCCAACTATATATTctccgattagtacgatattgtccactttgggccttaggAGGttggcccgcatggatttacttttggtttccttcccaaaaggcttcgtactattagagttggacttctctttatatattaaactttcCTTTGtctaatatccgatgtgggattTAACTTATTATCTCACATAAAACGATAAGCAAAACCGCATAGACAATTTCATTAAGCCTGAGACCTGGTAATGGAGAAGAAATATAAGTCAAGTATCAAATGTACAATTTTCCATGTGGATATTTACCACATTTTTTGGATGGCTAAGAAAATTAATGAACAGGTTAATAATAAGATTAGCTATAAGTTATCATACCCCTATACTTTTAGTTTTAACCATAAATTGAACTCATGAATTCCCTACAGTCTATGATATAAGATTGCATGTTAATTTTGTAGTTGGCTCTATAACTTGTTCGATAGCTTGTTAATTGGATAGTTGGACATGTAACTTGTTTGATAGCTTGTCAACGATAATGGAAAATCTAACTTTCAATTATTCAGAATTCACTGTTATGGTACAATAATTTCTCTAACTATCCATGGAATAAAGTTTGTGGTTTTAACAGTTTTGTAAACGGGTAATAATTTAATTATCCAAACACTGcataaacaataaatattgcTTTTAATTGCAATTAGAGAACCCActccatttttttaaacatacaacaaaacaaaaaaacaattatcTTCCTTTCTCTTTCTATTGccgtcttcttcttttcttatcTCAATAATCTTCATCAAATTTTCTTCATCTTCCTAATGAAACATATGTTTCACCATCATAAACTTGTCCCAACAAGCATAATAATGAATTGAAACCCTACAAATATAAAATCACCAAGCTAGAGCTATCAATCAAAACCTAAGAATGGGAAACAATGGGGAGGGGTGGAATTAACGACAAAGACAAGAAGATAATCCTTTTCGTTAGTTTTAAATAGTTAGTTAGATGTGTAAATATAATAGTAGCCAGATAACAATTTTGTTGTCCCAGCTACAATATATATTAGTTGGACAATAGTTTTGACAATTTACCTATGTATATTTATTGGTGATTTGGGTTGCATTACATACATGgccaaactctaaacccaaaataATAAATCTTAAACCCAACAACAACACATTAGATACTAAATCATTGATCATAAACCCTTAACACTATAAAACGATAAGCAAAACCGCATAGACAATTTCATTAAGCCTGAAACCTGGTAATGGAGAAGAAATAATAAGATTAGCTATAACTTATCATACCCCTATACTTTATAGTTTTTAACCATAATTGAACCCATGAATTCCCTACAGTCTATGATATAAGATTGCATGTTAATTTTGTAGTTGGCCTTGTAACTTGTTCGATAGCTTGTTAATTGGGTAGTTGGACATGTAACTTGTTTAATAGCTTGTCAACGGTAATAGAAAACCTAACTTTCAATTATTCAGAATTCACTGTTATggtacaataatttttttttttgaactagtAACATTGAATAGTTTTACTGTGAAGTTTGAAGCAGAAGATGATTCGTCTACGGTTCTTGGGAAGTAAGTGCAGATATTCAGACCCAAAGCCAGCTTCATCTTCCTTCATTTTGTTTCCATTCTTTGGATTGATTGAATAAACCTAGCAACAGTAAGAGTAAAAGTGGTGGTGACAAGAGAGagttaggaagaagaagaagaagaaaaagaagataagaGATTAAGTAAAGCTTTGAGATTTGTGATTATTTTTACCTTCGTTTTGGATCTTTGTTATGGATGGTATAGGTATTAAGAAAATGATTTCATCTTACACAAAATTAATTATCTTCTGGAATTTGGAAGCTATTTGCAGATGAAAGAGATTACGAAATAGGAAAGATGAAAGAGGAAGAAAACtgaatattaattttgtaatagTTGGTAAGTAACGTGATATCAAATATTACCAATTTAACATGAGAAGATTCGACTAATAGTGCATTAGAGTAAATATAGGGGCAGCAGAGTCATAAGTGATTATATACAGTGTCTAAATAGTATCAATTGGTAGATACCTAAATAGACTAAAAAGTTTTGGTAGGACTCCTAATTTCTCAACTCGAAATCTGTCCTCATcaacttattttatgttttgattttgtCAATCGTGTCATTGATTCAACTCTCGAGGTCGATTTAGTTATTCGTCGTGTCAATGTCGATACTTCCCGAGCCAAGGAATCACAGACACCGTTATGGCGCTCATCCTTGAACTCCTCCGTCAGATGAACTTGTCATAAAATAATTGTATGTAGCAGATACATGCTTTGTTAAATGATACATTGTTTGTCAGCTAAATGATTTGTACCAGTTAATAAATTATGTATCAACTAGCAAACCATGATAACATTATTTATTGGTGGTAACTTTATATATTGGTTGTTATCGATACATGTATCATGCTAACATATAACTTAATATATgtagtatttaaattttttaagtaaatatatttgttaatttaAGAGTTGTATGTTACATTTATAGCACTTCTAAAACTGACAATAGCACATAGGATATTCACATGAATGTTGCCAAACCATAGCCTTCATCAAATAGTGTGTTAACatataacattaatattaacACATAATTTGTAAGTTCAATAGTATTAATGTTTTATCGGATACTCACTGTAAACTAAAAATGGTAAGTTTTATATGACACAATTTGTTTATTGTTATCAATTTATTAATCATACGGtaatttagattattattttaagaaatataatatatatttatattcttcAGCAATAGGGTCACTGATAGTGAGtactaaattataatatattctaatattttaattgttgttTGATACCGCCTATTATTTTGTGTCAAATTGTGTATATAGCCGACATGAAAACCAGagacaacatatgatgaagaacTTACCTAGGGCCAAATCTACCTCTTCAAACATTGATCTACTATCCTTTGAGCTGTTTTTCTTGTCAGAGCTAAGGGGTATTTTTATACTCTCAGTGCACAAAAGATACGAAAAAGACCACTTCTTTCAAATCCTGTGTAGTTCTTTAATTTGAGACTATTTCAGGTGCATATAGCTAAATATCTCTTATGCATTCACAcattaacagaaaaaaaaaactagatggTTGAATGTTTCAGTTTCTCTAAACTTTTGAAAATTTGTGTTCTTTTTCTCACAAATTCTtcataacaaaattatatataatgttttaaatttgttaatataGAAATGTAATAAGAAACAAGATATATagctcttttttttgttaaagggttTAGATATATAGCTCCTAAGAgacgaaaaaacaaaaatcatgcaaaatattttttctgtgGTTTATTATTTTGACCAAATATTTTGTGATTATCTTGAGAGTACGCATCATCATCGACTCAATGTGAGCTGTCATGACTTTGGCTTCTACCCATCGTTGGTCTGAATTGATACAGTGAAATCAAATCTTTTGAAGATATTGTTCTATGTATAAGATAGCGACTTTCTGTTAAACGAGCATAAATAAGATAAAGTAAACTAGTCGACTAAAATTAGATAAATAAGAGTTATTCTTAGGTTCACCTCCTAGGATGAACCTCTATGTTCACCAACGAAtaagatttcattatttcaaatttgatatcttttaaatagaaaacaaaatattatcaaattatattatgtttaaaaaaaaagtaaaacaaaataatatttacagaaaaacaattaattttttttccagcaaacactaaaccctaaatcctaatcactaaaccctaaatcttaatccctaaacccttgggtaaatcctaaacccttgggtaaaccctaaactcttggataaatcttaaactctaaataaaaaacactaaacactaaaaccctaaaccctaaatcctaaatccaaaACCCTTttgtgttttagtgtttagtgatATTGATTTAGAGTTtgtgatttatccaagggtttagggtttacccaagagtttaggatttagtatttagggtttaggattatgatttagggtttagtgttttacCGAAGacgttaaaatatattttttgtaattactattatttttatttttttttaccttttaatttaaaaaacataatataatttgacaatattttgtttctttttttaaaaaaatatcaaatatgaaataacataatcctattggttggtgaacctctaagttcaccctagggagtgaacccaagaattagaCGATAAATAAACCCTAAGCCTACCGCTCTTTCTTATAGTTTAATACacgagttattcttgggttcatcccctagggtgaacctataggttcacccaataagatttagttatttcaaatccaatatcttttaaaaaaagaaacaaaatattgtcaaaatatattacgtttttaaaattaaaaaaaagtataaataaataaaaataataatagttgcaaaaaaaaaagtttcaaaaaaaattaataccataaacaaaacactaaactctaaatctaaaccctaaaccctttggtaaaccctaaactctttgataaattttaaattcttgaatttaaaaaaaaaaattttttaacacaatcaacaaaacactaaaccctaatcctaaacctttgtataaaccctaaactcttgggtaaaccctaaacccttggataaatccgaAACTCTTGaatcaaattttaaactttaagatttatgatttattcaagagtttagggtttacctaaaggtttagggttta
This genomic window contains:
- the LOC103875210 gene encoding uncharacterized protein LOC103875210, encoding MDGYEDWELRNEEGFVFKRVKRSRISDSGEASKPVEPELDPAVEERNRRMRKKRTLVKLKRKYQREMERWDILSNSFSAMQEKAARFQTAERREERLNASETTSSRDSEHGGEEAPETASSMLDELLAMAEAQGAIVNDVSNLCEVAENICRVEQEEQESLFDLAVWSSPRSLMASLCAAD